The Fusarium falciforme chromosome 10, complete sequence DNA segment AACCCCTGTTGTTCTGTCCGGAGCTGACATTGCTCCAGCCGAGATTCGACCAGGCCATCCCTGCAATGGAGTCAACCTACCACTCGTTGATAAATCGTGTTCAGCAAATCTGGGACAAGAAACGCGCAAAAGGCCATAGCCGTGTCATTATTGCCATTGCAGGTCCTCCAGGATCTGGAAAATCAACCGTTGCGCAGGAAGTTGCCCGTATCGTGGCAGGTCTTCCTGACGGCCCTTTGATCACATCGATTTCCGCCGATGGGTTCCATCTTTCCCTTGACACTCTTCGCACATTGCCAAACAGCAAAGAACTCATCGCGCGGAGAGGGGCCCCCTGGACATTCGACGGGGATGCAGTCGTTGAGCTCATACGGAGGCTTCGAAACTCGCCCGACAAAATCATCACAGCACCAACTTTTGACCATGCGAAAAAGGATCCAGTCCCAGACGGCTTGACCATAGGACCTGAGATTCAGGCCTGCCTCGTGGAGGGGAATTACCTTCTTAGCAACGAAGCGCCATGGGATGCCATTGCGGGACTTGTCGACGAGAAATGGCTGGTCACGGTAGACCAAGACGTCGCCATCAGGAGAATCGCCAATCGCCATTTAAAAGCAGGGATTGAGAGTACGATGGAGAAGGCACTTGAGCGAACCCTCAACAACGATATGCAGAATAGCGACTTTGTGATGCGCACCAGCCAGGGGAGATTTGATATAGAAGTGGAAAGCGTAGAGGTCGGGTCTTGTATCGATGCACCTTCACCATCATGTGGCTCTTGATCGGGAAAATCCAAGTTGACAGAAGTACTTGATAGGACTAAAGTTAAACATGTTTCACCTCGTCTATGCATTAGTCTATGCACTCATCTGCGCACTCGTCTATGCAAATCTAATGCCGATAATGTCAACTCTCCATCTAGCATAATGATAAGAGACCTATACGCTATCCATGAAACCCTGTGCAAATCTTGAGCAGCCTTTCGTTGTTCCAGTCTCGCTTCCGGTCCACAGTGGACTCCATGGCCCAATCCTCACATCTCTCCTCCCGTCACTCAAAAAAGCTTCCCTTACCCCGCGTCCACGGATCTTGAATTCCAAGATCTGCCAAGAGACAGTCACGCCCTTGGGGATTCCGCATTCTTGTAGTTTTAAGGTATCCGATCTGAGCACATGTCGCCACGACAAACTCCAGACACTCAATCAAAAGGTGGTATTGTGGCTTTCCCCGCAAAGTCCTCCCTAGGACCCTTTCTTGGCGATGGAATGACCCGGATGTCGCTAAGACTCGTCCTCCCTTGATTTAGGGACTTGGATTCCCAGCCCGTAGAGACATTGCGGGCAAGACAAGCCATGCATGCCCCGACGTACCGAGTGGCCTATGAAGGATCTTCTCTCGTAAATACTGGAATGTTGCGGGCTTTTTTCATCTGCCTACGGAACGGCTCGCTGCGTCTCCCAGTGCCGACATGAGGGGACCGGAGCCGTTCCAAGACATTGTCTCTAAACCATTCGGTACGACGATGTGACGTTGTGATAGGTCTTTTGCAGGTGGATCTCAACAATGGGATGGCTGTTTGCAAGATAAAATGGCTGGAAGAGGCGCAGTTGAAGAGATACAGTTCCACCTAGAACAAGCCCTCGGGGAAGCTACCATGCGGGTCAACAGAAGGATCCCCCGATACAACTCCGCAGATGTCATGGCATCCATTGGCCAATCGATGAATAACACCTCAATGGTATTCCATCTTAGGCATAAGGCCATGGACGATCATGGACACTCACACGGGTCATGCAGGCTAAAGTTCAGACATGGCGCGTAATGCTGTTCCCGT contains these protein-coding regions:
- a CDS encoding PRK domain-containing protein, encoding MESTYHSLINRVQQIWDKKRAKGHSRVIIAIAGPPGSGKSTVAQEVARIVAGLPDGPLITSISADGFHLSLDTLRTLPNSKELIARRGAPWTFDGDAVVELIRRLRNSPDKIITAPTFDHAKKDPVPDGLTIGPEIQACLVEGNYLLSNEAPWDAIAGLVDEKWLVTVDQDVAIRRIANRHLKAGIESTMEKALERTLNNDMQNSDFVMRTSQGRFDIEVESVEVGSCIDAPSPSCGS